One genomic segment of Pseudorca crassidens isolate mPseCra1 chromosome X, mPseCra1.hap1, whole genome shotgun sequence includes these proteins:
- the NHS gene encoding actin remodeling regulator NHS isoform X3, protein MPLACCMPKNAAVSNLDIESKLSVYYRAPWHQQRNIFLPATRPPCVEELHRHARQSLQALRREHRSRSDRREQRAAATLSVVAPPLPAYPPAHSQRRRELKDRHFLTFNSTRSPSPTECCHMTPWSRKSHPPEDEDTDVMLGQRPKNPVHNIPSTLDKQTNWSKALPLPTPEEKMKQDAQVISSCIIPINVTGVGFDREASIRCSLVHSQSVLQRRRKLRRRKTISGIPRRVQQEIDSDESPVARERNVIVHTNPDPSNAVNRRSGTRDSECQTEDILIAAPSRRRIRAQRGQSIAASLSHSAGNISALADKGDTMFTPAVSSRTRSRSLPREGNRGGDAEPKAGAKPSAYEEGEPFVGDQERTLNDCSEAPSSPSAQEHQPALSLACSQHLHSPQHKLSERGRSRLPRMAADSGSCDISSNSDTFGSPIHCISTAGVLLSSHMDQKDDHQSSSGNWSGSSSTCPSQTSETIPPAASPPLTGSSHCDSELSLNTAPHANEDASVFVTEQYNDHLDKARGHRANSFTSTVADLLDDPNNSNTSDSEWNYLHHHHDASCRQDFSPERPKADSLGCPSFTSMATYDSFLEKSPSDKADTSSHFSVDTEGYYTSMHFDCGLKGSKSYVCHYAALGPENGQGVGVPPTLPDCAWQDYLDHRRQGRPSISFRKPKAKPTPPKRSSSLRKSDGNADISEKKEPKISSGQLLPHSSREMKLPLDFSNTPSRMENASLPTKQEPSWMNQSEHGIKEPQLDTPDVPPFKDEGAESTHYADLWLLNDLKTNDPYRSLSNSSTATGTTVIECIKSPESSESQTSQSESRATTPSLPSVDNEFKLASPEKLAGLASPSSGYSSQSETPTSSFPTAFFSGPLSPGGSKRKPKVPERKSSLQQPSLKDGVLSLGKDLELPIIPPTHLDLSALHNVLNKPFHHRHPLHVFSHNKQNAVGETLRSNPPPSLAITPTVLKSVNLRSISRSEEVKQKEGNNTDLPYLEESTLTMAALSPGKIRPHMTKKSLSRQYSTEDTILSFLDSSAVEMESDKLQLEKNRSFDVKNHCDPEMVTSAGTNLLDSSGTKDQIHMDSEPIPENTPSESCDFPAEGFQRVSAARPNDLDCKMLQCGAGPDGAPAQVQKVSPVDREEAAYPVSVDVLTSQSNSPTRVTDISNQLKHQLGMSRHHDKVPGNISYEAEISTVNPCPEKCSEQENIASGISAKSASGNSGAAEETQGSVDEVSLKESSPSDDSVISPLSEDSQAEAESVFVSPHKPRTTEDLFAVIHRSKRKVLGRKDSGDMSVRSKSRASLGSSSSNSAGSVTSTNSNVTTPNSQRSPGLIYRNAKKSNTSNEEFKLLLLKKGSRSDSSYRMSATEILKSPILPKPPGELTAESPQSTHEAHQGAPGTEALSPLSPCSPRVNAEGFSSKNFATPASARVGRSRAPPAASSSRYSVRCRLYNAPMQAISEGETENSDGSPHDDRSSQSST, encoded by the exons TTTAACAGCACCCGTTCGCCCTCCCCCACTGAATGTTGCCACATGACCCCATGGAGTAGAAAG TCCCATCCCCCGGAGGACGAAGATACAGATGTCATGCTAGGGCAGAGGCCGAAAAACCCAGTACACAATATCCCTTCCACACTGGACAAGCAGACCAACTGGAGCAAAGCACTACCTCTCCCGACGCCGGAGGAGAAGATGAAACAAGATGCCCAAGTGATTTCTTCTTGCATTATTCCCATCAATGTCACTG GAGTTGGTTTTGACAGAGAGGCTAGTATACGCTGCTCTCTTGTTCATTCACAATCCGTACTACAgcggagacgaaaactgagaaggaggaaaaccatcTCGGGTATCCCCAGAAGAGTCCAACAAGAAATAG ATTCTGATGAATCGCCCGTGGCCAGGGAAAGGAATGTGATTGTGCACACAAATCCAGATCCTTCCAACGCTGTCAATAGGAGGTCTGGAACCAGGGACTCGGAGTGCCAAACTGAGGACATTCTGATCGCTGCTCCATCCAGAAGGAGAATCAGAGCTCAGAGGGGTCAAAGCATTGCAGCTTCCCTTTCTCATTCTGCTGGCAACATTTCCGCATTGGCAGACAAAGGCGACACCATGTTTACTCCTGCAGTGAGCAGCCGCACAAGATCTCGGAGCCTTCCCAGGGAGGGCAATAGAGGTGGGGATGCTGAGCCCAAAGCTGGTGCTAAACCCTCAGCATATGAAGAGGGGGAGCCTTTCGTGGGAGACCAAGAAAGAACCCTTAACGATTGCAGCGAGGCCCCCAGCAGCCCGAGTGCACAGGAGCACCAGCCTGCTTTGAGCCTGGCCTGTTCTCAACATCTTCACAGCCCCCAGCACAAGTTAAGTGAGAGAGGGAGGTCACGCCTGCCCCGGATGGCTGCCGACTCTGGCAGCTGTGACATCTCCTCCAACTCGGACACCTTTGGGAGCCCCATCCACTGCATCTCCACGGCTGGCGTCCTCCTCAGCAGCCACATGGACCAGAAAGATGACCACCAGTCATCCAGTGGCAACTGGAGTGGGAGCAGCTCCACATGCCCCTCACAGACCTCAGAGACAATCCCTCCTGcagcctctcctcccctcactgGCTCTTCACACTGTGACTCGGAGTTGTCACTAAACACAGCCCCTCACGCTAATGAGGACGCCAGTGTCTTCGTGACAGAGCAGTACAACGACCACCTGGATAAAGCGAGGGGCCACCGAGCAAACTCCTTTACCTCCACTGTGGCAGATCTGTTGGATGACCCCAACAATAGCAACACGAGTGACAGCGAGTGGAATTACCTACACCACCATCACGATGCCTCCTGCCGCCAGGATTTTAGCCCTGAGCGTCCCAAGGCAGACAGCCTGGGCTGCCCAAGCTTCACGAGCATGGCCACTTATGACAGCTTTCTGGAAAAGTCTCCATCGGACAAAGCAGACACTAGCTCTCACTTTTCGGTGGACACAGAAGGATACTACACCTCCATGCACTTTGACTGTGGTCTCAAAGGTAGTAAGAGTTACGTCTGTCACTATGCAGCCCTGGGCCCAGAGAATGGCCAGGGTGTCGGGGTTCCTCCTACTCTTCCAGACTGTGCCTGGCAGGACTACTTAGACCACAGGAGACAGGGGAGACCAAGCATCTCTTTCAGGAAACCAAAGGCAAAGCCGACTCCACCTAAACGTAGCTCATCATTGAGGAAGTCTGATGGAAATGCAGACATTTCTGAGAAGAAAGAACCAAAGATAAGCAGTGGCCAGCTCCTGCCTCACAGTTCCAGGGAAATGAAGCTGCCTCTTGATTTCTCCAACACGCCTTCTCGAATGGAAAATGCCAGTCTGCCCACCAAGCAGGAACCTTCTTGGATGAACCAGAGTGAACATGGCATTAAGGAACCTCAGTTAGACACTCCAGATGTTCCACCATTCAAAGATGAAGGTGCTGAATCAACTCACTATGCAGACCTCTGGCTTCTAAATGACTTGAAAACAAATGATCCTTACAGATCTTTATCTAATTCAAGCACTGCTACGGGTACCACAGTTATCGAATGCATCAAATCTCCAGAGAGCTCAGAATCCCAAACATCCCAGTCGGAATCTAgagccaccaccccctcccttccttctgttgACAATGAGTTTAAACTGGCTTCACCAGAAAAGCTGGCTGGCTTGGCATCTCCGTCAAGTGGCTACTCCAGCCAGTCTGAAACGCCAACGTCCTCTTTCCCTACAGCTTTCTTTTCTGGCCCATTGTCTCCTGGAGGtagcaaaagaaaaccaaaagtccCAGAAAGGAAATCCTCACTACAGCAACCCTCTTTAAAAGACGGAGTTCTATCACTGGGTAAAGACCTTGAACTTCCAATTATACCTCCTACCCATCTTGACCTAAGTGCTCTTCATAATGTCTTAAATAAACCATTCCACCACCGTCACCCATTGCATGTTTTCAGTCATAATAAGCAAAATGCAGTAGGAGAAACACTGAGGTCAAATCCTCCACCGTCTCTTGCAATTACACCAACAGTCCTGAAATCTGTCAACCTTAGGTCCATCAGTAGGTCTGAAGAAGTTAAGCAAAAAGAAGGCAACAATACAGATCTCCCCTACTTAGAGGAAAGCACTCTCACCATGGCTGCCCTGTCTCCAGGTAAGATTAGGCCACATATGACTAAGAAATCACTATCACGTCAGTACTCCACTGAAGACACCATATTGTCCTTTTTAGACTCCTCTGCAGTTGAGATGGAATCAGATAAACTACAATTAGAAAAAAACCGTTCTTTTGATGTGAAGAATCATTGTGATCCAGAAATGGTAACCTCAGCTGGTACCAACCTTCTAGATTCAAGTGGCACAAAAGACCAAATACATATGGACAGTGAGCCTATTCCAGAAAACACACCAAGTGAAAGTTGTGACTTTCCCGCAGAAGGATTTCAGAGGGTCTCTGCTGCTCGCCCAAATGATTTGGATTGTAAAATGCTACAATGTGGAGCTGGTCCAGATGGAGCCCCAGCGCAGGTCCAGAAGGTATCTCCTGTAGACCGGGAGGAAGCTGCATACCCTGTGTCTGTGGACGTGCTCACATCTCAGTCCAACTCACCAACTAGAGTCACAGACATAAGCAATCAACTTAAGCATCAACTTGGGATGAGCCGCCACCATGACAAAGTGCCTGGGAATATCAGCTATGAAGCAGAGATATCAACTGTAAATCCATGCCCTGAAAAATGTTCTGAGCAGGAAAATATTGCTTCAGGTATTTCAGCCAAAAGTGCCTCTGGTAACAGCGGAGCAGCAGAGGAGACCCAAGGAAGTGTGGACGAGGTTTCGCTGAAAG AATCGTCACCGAGTGATGACTCTGTGATTTCACCACTAAGTGAAGACTCTCAGGCTGAAGCAGAAAGTGTGTTTGTGTCTCCACATAAACCTCGAACAACGGAGGATTTAtttgcagtcattcacag GTCCAAGAGGAAAGTACTTGGAAGAAAAGATTCTGGGGACATGTCTGTTCGAAGTAAATCTAGAGCTTCCCTGGGCAGCAGTAGCAGCAACAGTGCTGGTTCTGTCACCTCAACCAACAGCAATGTGACCACCCCAAACAGCCAGAGGTCTCCTGGCCTCATCTACCGAAATGCCAAAAAGTCCAACACATCGAATGAAGAGTTTAAGCTACTACTCCTCAAGAAAGGCAGCCGCTCGGATTCCAGTTACCGCATGTCTGCTACTGAGATCCTGAAGAGTCCCATCCTGCCCAAACCTCCTGGGGAACTCACAGCCGAGTCCCCCCAAAGCACCCATGAGGCCCATCAGGGGGCACCGGGAACTGAAGCGCTGTCCCCCCTCTCTCCGTGCTCCCCACGGGTTAATGCAGAAGGTTTCTCCTCAAAGAACTTTGCCACCCCGGCATCGGCAAGGGTTGGACGTTCCCGGGCTCCCCCTGCGGCCAGCAGCAGCCGCTACAGTGTCCGCTGCAGGCTGTACAACGCGCCCATGCAGGCCATCTCCGAAGGCGAGACAGAAAATTCCGATGGGAGCCCACATGATGACCGATCCTCCCAGAGCTCAACATAG